In the genome of Enterococcus sp. DIV2402, the window AAAAGTTTTTAGCATTGGTGAAAAATTTACAATCACGGATGAAAATCAACAGCCACGCTATTCTGTAGAAGGTAGTTTCTTTAAAATTCCAAAAGAATTCAAAATTTTAGATGAAAATCATCATGAGATTGGCGTGATTACGAAAAAAATCTTTTCTTTACTTCCGAAATTTTTTGTCGAAGTTGATGGTGAAGAAATGATTACCATTACAAAGGAATTCACCTTTTTTAAACCCAAATATTCGATTGATTCTCAAGGGATAAGTGTTGAAGGGAACTGGTGGGATATGGACTTTGATGTACGTGCCCACGGTAAAAAAATTGCTGATATTAATAAAAAATGGTTTACGTGGGGCGACACATATGAAGTAACGATTTTAGATGAGTCAATGGAACAAGTCATCATTTCATTAGTAATCGCTATCGATTGTGTCAAAGCAGACGAAAGTGCAGCAAGTAGTGCTAGTAGTTCGTAGAGTGTAGTTTTAGCTACACTCTTTTTTTGTTCGTGTTTTACTCTTTTGTAAGAGTTTTTATATAATTAATATTCGAATCTTGTTTACTGATAGGAATGTTTTTATTTTTTTAATCATTTTCTTTCGTTTTTTTGTAAAAAAAGTATTTACAATGAATAATTAACGTGTATAATAAACGAGTGCTTAGATATGAATGTACGTGTTTTATAGATTAAACGAAGGTTTAAATTCTAATTACATTCGTTTTTATCTATAATTACGGAAAATACAGATGACTTTATTCGGAGGGAATACACAAAATGAAAAAAACAAAATTGATGAAATTAGCTTTAGCAACAGCAGGAATCGTTGCTGTATTAAGTGGTTGCGGAACTGGAGGAACAGATAGCTCAGATTCAAGTAGCAGTTCTTCTAGCAAAGCTAGTTCATCAGAAGTGTCACCAGTAGCCTTAATTACAGATGGTAATGGGGTAGATGACCGTTCATTTAACCAATCTGCTTGGGAAGGCATGGTTGCTTGGGGTGAAGAAAATGGCGTGGAACAAGGGGCCAATGGTTACCAATATTTCCAATCATCAGGTGAATCTGATTTTATTCCAAACATTGATCAAGCGTTAACTGCTGGATATCAAACAATTTTCGGGATTGGCTTTAAATTACAAGCAGCAATTCAAGAACAAGCAACAGCTAATCCAGAAGTAAACTTTGTTATTGTGGATGAAATTGTTGAAGGATTAGATAATACCGTTTCTGCTACATTCAAATCAAATGAATCAGCGTACTTAGCTGGTTTAGCAGCAGCGTATTCAACACAAACAAATACAGTTGGTTTCTTGGGTGGTATGCAAATTTCATTGA includes:
- a CDS encoding LURP-one-related/scramblase family protein — protein: MKKLYIKQKVFSIGEKFTITDENQQPRYSVEGSFFKIPKEFKILDENHHEIGVITKKIFSLLPKFFVEVDGEEMITITKEFTFFKPKYSIDSQGISVEGNWWDMDFDVRAHGKKIADINKKWFTWGDTYEVTILDESMEQVIISLVIAIDCVKADESAASSASSS
- a CDS encoding BMP family lipoprotein encodes the protein MKKTKLMKLALATAGIVAVLSGCGTGGTDSSDSSSSSSSKASSSEVSPVALITDGNGVDDRSFNQSAWEGMVAWGEENGVEQGANGYQYFQSSGESDFIPNIDQALTAGYQTIFGIGFKLQAAIQEQATANPEVNFVIVDEIVEGLDNTVSATFKSNESAYLAGLAAAYSTQTNTVGFLGGMQISLIEAFEAGFKQGVEDGAKALDKDIKVVSQYAGDFSAPDKGRTIASAIYAQGADIIYGAAGATGNGLFQEAKSLNETRDDKVWVIGVDRDQVEEGAYKKDGKEDNFTLTSTLKEVGAAVKDLAEKSNNGEFPGGEHIVYGLEENGVGITDGQLSDEAKAAVKEAREQIIAGDIVVKDTLK